A single region of the Rhizobium sp. NLR16a genome encodes:
- the ctaD gene encoding cytochrome c oxidase subunit I: protein MVEIPSGSAGVIPPAEVEDVELYHPHSWWTKYVFSQDAKIIAVQYSLTAISIGLVALVLSWLMRIQLAFPGYFAFIDADHYYQFITMHGMIMVIYLLTALFLGGFGNYLIPLMVGARDMVFPYANMLSYWIYLIAVLILAAGFFAPGGPTGAGWTLYPPQSVLSGTPGGKDWGILLMLISLIVFIIGFTMGGLNYVVTVLQGRARGMTLMRMPLTVWGIFTATVMALLAFPALFVACVMMLFDRLLGTSFFMPAIVEMGEQLKHGGGSPILFQHLFWFFGHPEVYIVALPAFGIVSDLISTHARKNIFGYRMMVWAIVIIGGLSFVVWAHHMYVSGMHPAFGFFFATTTLIIAIPTAIKVYNWVLTLWRGDIHLTLPMLFALAFIVTFVNGGLTGLFLGNVVVDVPLSDTMFVVAHFHMVMGVAPILVIFGAIYHWYPKVTGRMLDETLGHIHFWITFLGTYAIFFPMHYLGLLGVPRRYFEMGETAFVPPSAHTLNIFITVMALVVGAGQMVFLFNLAWSLFRGREAGGNPWRATTLEWQTPETPPAHGNWGRDLPVVYRWAYDYSVPGAAEDFIPQNVPATGGATREIPA from the coding sequence ATGGTCGAGATTCCGTCCGGCAGCGCAGGTGTCATCCCGCCCGCGGAAGTCGAGGATGTCGAGCTTTATCATCCGCACAGCTGGTGGACGAAATATGTGTTCAGCCAGGATGCCAAGATCATTGCCGTGCAATATTCGCTGACTGCCATCTCGATCGGCCTGGTGGCACTGGTGCTCTCCTGGCTAATGCGGATCCAGCTCGCCTTTCCCGGCTATTTCGCCTTCATCGATGCCGATCACTATTACCAGTTCATCACCATGCACGGCATGATCATGGTGATCTATCTGCTCACCGCGCTCTTTCTCGGCGGCTTCGGCAACTACCTCATCCCGCTGATGGTCGGCGCGCGCGACATGGTGTTTCCTTACGCGAACATGCTGAGCTACTGGATCTATCTCATCGCGGTGCTGATCCTGGCCGCCGGCTTTTTCGCCCCCGGCGGCCCGACAGGCGCGGGCTGGACGCTTTATCCGCCGCAATCCGTTCTATCGGGCACGCCGGGCGGTAAGGACTGGGGCATCCTGCTCATGCTCATCTCGCTGATCGTCTTTATCATCGGTTTCACCATGGGCGGCCTGAACTATGTGGTGACCGTGCTGCAGGGCCGCGCACGGGGCATGACGCTGATGCGGATGCCGCTCACCGTCTGGGGCATATTCACCGCGACGGTGATGGCGCTGCTTGCCTTTCCCGCGCTCTTCGTCGCCTGCGTCATGATGCTGTTCGATCGCCTGCTCGGCACCAGCTTCTTCATGCCCGCCATCGTCGAAATGGGCGAGCAGCTGAAACATGGCGGCGGCAGCCCGATCCTGTTCCAGCACCTCTTCTGGTTCTTCGGGCATCCAGAGGTCTATATCGTCGCACTTCCGGCCTTCGGCATCGTTTCGGATCTCATCAGCACGCATGCGCGCAAGAACATCTTCGGCTACCGCATGATGGTCTGGGCGATCGTCATCATCGGGGGCTTGAGCTTCGTCGTCTGGGCGCATCACATGTATGTCAGCGGCATGCACCCGGCCTTCGGCTTCTTCTTCGCCACCACGACGCTGATCATCGCCATCCCGACGGCGATCAAGGTCTACAACTGGGTGCTGACGCTCTGGCGCGGCGATATCCACCTGACGCTGCCGATGCTCTTCGCACTGGCCTTCATCGTCACCTTCGTCAATGGCGGGCTCACCGGCCTCTTCCTGGGCAACGTCGTCGTCGACGTGCCGCTGTCCGATACCATGTTCGTCGTTGCCCATTTCCACATGGTCATGGGGGTCGCGCCTATCCTCGTCATTTTCGGGGCGATCTATCACTGGTATCCGAAGGTGACGGGACGCATGCTGGACGAGACACTCGGCCACATCCACTTCTGGATCACCTTCCTCGGCACCTATGCGATCTTCTTTCCGATGCATTATCTCGGCCTGCTCGGCGTGCCGCGCCGTTATTTCGAGATGGGAGAAACGGCCTTCGTTCCACCTTCGGCCCATACGCTGAATATCTTCATCACCGTCATGGCGCTCGTCGTCGGCGCCGGACAGATGGTCTTCCTGTTCAATCTCGCCTGGAGCCTTTTCCGGGGCAGGGAGGCGGGCGGCAATCCATGGCGGGCGACGACGCTCGAATGGCAGACGCCTGAGACGCCGCCCGCGCACGGCAATTGGGGCAGAGACCTGCCCGTCGTCTACCGTTGGGCCTATGATTACAGCGTGCCTGGCGCGGCCGAGGATTTCATTCCGCAGAACGTGCCTGCAACGGGCGGCGCCACGCGGGAGATTCCGGCATGA
- a CDS encoding cytochrome c oxidase subunit 3 has product MNVMLIFLAAVAAIIIWWLSGQRLASKPWLETGSVELPAHDGAERSPVPAVKIGLFVFLGVVGALFSLAVSAYFMRAASADWWGMPVPRLLWVNTAALALSSAALQWAKREAQHGRMESLRPALVAAFALAVFFLAGQIQAWRELTATGYVLADNPANSFFYMLTGLHGLHILGGLAVLAHTTVRACSAEVQPERLRLSVDLSAIYSHFMLAVWLALFALFAGWANDFVDLCRTLIN; this is encoded by the coding sequence ATGAACGTCATGCTGATCTTCCTCGCCGCTGTCGCCGCCATCATCATCTGGTGGCTCTCCGGCCAGAGGTTGGCCTCGAAGCCCTGGCTCGAAACTGGGTCGGTGGAGCTGCCGGCGCATGACGGCGCCGAACGGTCGCCGGTACCGGCAGTCAAGATCGGCCTCTTCGTGTTCCTGGGCGTCGTCGGCGCGCTCTTCAGCCTTGCCGTCAGCGCCTATTTCATGCGTGCGGCCTCCGCCGACTGGTGGGGGATGCCGGTTCCGCGCCTGCTCTGGGTAAATACCGCAGCCCTTGCGCTGAGCAGCGCGGCGCTGCAATGGGCCAAACGCGAAGCGCAGCATGGCCGCATGGAAAGCCTGCGGCCGGCGCTCGTCGCCGCATTTGCGCTTGCCGTCTTCTTTCTCGCCGGGCAGATCCAGGCATGGCGGGAGCTGACGGCGACCGGCTACGTGCTGGCCGACAATCCCGCCAATAGCTTCTTCTATATGCTGACCGGCCTGCACGGCCTGCATATTCTCGGCGGCCTTGCCGTGCTCGCCCACACGACGGTCAGGGCATGTTCAGCCGAAGTGCAGCCGGAGAGGCTGCGGCTCAGCGTCGATCTCTCGGCCATCTATTCGCATTTCATGCTGGCCGTCTGGCTCGCGCTCTTCGCGCTCTTTGCCGGCTGGGCCAACGATTTCGTCGATCTCTGCCGCACATTGATCAATTAG
- a CDS encoding heme-copper oxidase subunit III family protein — MMQIIQTHGEQGLRPAGLRGVAADFSSDQRAFKTASWGKAMMWIFLLSDTFVFGCFLIAYMTARMSTPVAWPNPSEVFALHIGGQDVPLILIAIMTFVLISSSGTMAMAVNFGYRRNRRVTAILMLLTALLGATFVGMQAFEWTKLITEGVRPWENPWGAAQFGSTFFMITGFHGTHVTIGVIFLLIIARKVWRGDFDIERRGFFTSRRGRYEAVEIMGLYWHFVDLVWVFIFAFFYLW; from the coding sequence ATGATGCAGATTATCCAGACACATGGCGAGCAAGGCCTCAGGCCGGCGGGCCTGCGCGGCGTCGCGGCCGATTTCAGCTCGGATCAGCGCGCCTTCAAGACCGCCTCCTGGGGCAAGGCGATGATGTGGATCTTTCTGCTTAGTGACACCTTCGTCTTCGGCTGTTTCCTGATCGCCTATATGACCGCCCGCATGTCGACGCCCGTCGCCTGGCCCAATCCGAGCGAGGTCTTCGCGCTTCATATCGGCGGCCAGGATGTGCCGCTGATCCTGATCGCGATCATGACCTTCGTGCTGATCTCCAGCAGCGGCACCATGGCGATGGCGGTCAATTTCGGCTATCGCCGCAACCGCCGCGTGACGGCGATACTGATGCTGCTGACGGCACTTCTTGGCGCAACCTTCGTCGGCATGCAGGCTTTCGAATGGACGAAACTGATCACCGAAGGCGTGCGCCCTTGGGAGAACCCATGGGGAGCGGCGCAATTCGGATCGACCTTCTTCATGATCACGGGCTTTCACGGCACCCATGTCACGATCGGCGTGATCTTCCTGCTCATAATCGCCCGGAAGGTGTGGCGGGGCGATTTTGACATAGAGCGGCGTGGTTTTTTCACCAGCCGGCGAGGGCGCTATGAAGCAGTCGAAATCATGGGCCTCTATTGGCATTTCGTCGACCTGGTCTGGGTCTTCATCTTCGCGTTTTTTTATCTGTGGTAG
- a CDS encoding cytochrome C oxidase subunit IV family protein yields the protein MSETTAHAQSQTVHAQAHTGQQHPIRLYLFVWGLLFVLSAFSYLVDYFGIQGYLRWTLILLFMMLKAGLIVAVFMHMAWERLALVYAILMPPVLVLVFVALMVSESQYTIFTRLAFFGAAP from the coding sequence ATGAGCGAGACAACGGCGCATGCCCAAAGCCAAACGGTGCATGCACAAGCACACACGGGACAGCAGCATCCGATCCGGCTCTATCTCTTCGTCTGGGGCCTGCTCTTCGTTCTCAGCGCCTTTTCCTACCTGGTCGATTATTTCGGCATTCAGGGCTATCTCCGATGGACGCTGATCCTTCTGTTCATGATGCTGAAGGCCGGGCTGATCGTTGCGGTCTTCATGCATATGGCCTGGGAGCGGCTGGCGCTCGTCTACGCCATCCTGATGCCGCCGGTGCTGGTGCTGGTCTTCGTGGCACTGATGGTATCGGAATCGCAATACACGATCTTTACGCGGCTCGCCTTTTTCGGCGCAGCCCCTTAA
- a CDS encoding dienelactone hydrolase family protein: MAEILLFHHVQGLTPGVRAFADAIRAAGHIVHTPDLFDGRTFHSIEEGLAYVGEIGFDATREHGVRLADELPPDLVYAGFSFGVLPAQKLAQTRPGARGALLFHSCLPISGEWAFGPWPDGVPVQIHGMDKDPIFVGEGDVDAAREIVAKVADAELFLYPGDQHYFADSSLPSYDADATALLTARVLEFLGRV; encoded by the coding sequence ATGGCTGAGATCTTGCTGTTTCATCACGTACAAGGGCTGACCCCTGGAGTGCGTGCCTTCGCGGACGCCATCAGGGCGGCGGGCCACATCGTCCACACGCCCGATCTGTTCGACGGACGTACGTTCCATAGCATCGAGGAGGGGCTCGCCTATGTCGGCGAGATCGGATTCGATGCTACCAGGGAACACGGCGTCCGGCTCGCCGACGAACTGCCTCCCGACCTGGTCTATGCCGGCTTCTCATTTGGCGTGCTCCCAGCGCAGAAGCTGGCGCAAACACGGCCTGGAGCCCGCGGGGCTCTGCTTTTCCATTCCTGCCTGCCGATCAGCGGCGAGTGGGCCTTCGGACCTTGGCCGGACGGCGTCCCGGTCCAGATCCACGGCATGGACAAGGATCCGATCTTCGTCGGCGAGGGCGACGTCGATGCCGCCCGCGAGATCGTGGCGAAGGTCGCGGACGCGGAGCTTTTCCTCTATCCCGGCGACCAGCACTACTTCGCCGACAGCTCGCTTCCGTCATATGACGCAGACGCGACCGCACTCCTCACTGCCCGTGTGCTTGAGTTTCTGGGGCGTGTCTGA